A part of Sphingopyxis sp. DBS4 genomic DNA contains:
- a CDS encoding SMR family transporter has product MNYVYLAIAIISEVIGTTFMKQSEGFTRLVPSLVTALAYAIAFFFLSQTLKTIPTGVAYAIWSGAGIVLIATAAAVFQGQKLDAPAMIGMGLIICGVIVMNVFSKATGH; this is encoded by the coding sequence ATGAATTACGTCTATCTTGCCATAGCGATCATTTCCGAAGTGATCGGCACCACGTTTATGAAACAGTCCGAGGGCTTTACCAGGCTCGTGCCTAGCCTCGTTACGGCTTTGGCCTATGCAATCGCATTCTTCTTCCTCTCACAAACTCTCAAAACTATCCCCACCGGCGTCGCCTACGCCATTTGGTCAGGGGCAGGCATCGTTCTGATCGCTACCGCCGCAGCAGTTTTCCAGGGTCAAAAACTCGACGCTCCAGCCATGATCGGGATGGGACTTATCATCTGCGGTGTGATCGTGATGAACGTCTTTTCCAAAGCGACAGGGCACTAA